One segment of Lytechinus pictus isolate F3 Inbred chromosome 13, Lp3.0, whole genome shotgun sequence DNA contains the following:
- the LOC129274379 gene encoding actin-binding protein IPP-like, producing the protein MAETTDHKGKGIELPVAMDSSRDSEDGKRVYSCRSALSKKLLPFFINEELTDIHIKVGGRKFAAHRVVLGSWSDELRSLLETASSDNIIELASSATDKEIAVFEMVLNFLYTGEVSFSSTNVRMVMSLAKQLGLKKLSEMAQEWVGEMINQGSMVGAITWLRDAAECDYLSVKNDCLRTLSLYFQYIPESSWLGLTLEELCSILERDDLVADNELEIIARVDDWLKAKGSIEGNKDLYLKIVPKIRFSFVKVSELSNIQETSAIVKFASEYCPATLSESYKYRALSYEAGVRGQYDAGSNTGNPRAGYDSLKKPDLQPRLYLNFMPPGLTTRLYGRSQRQNDGFREVSVDQYRTEMTCAVRDETGAWSLESESRYFKFVLKFETTNIGDSEAWAVKYEIDSTDSPRSDSRYRMVLVTRPHDKDSDFYLPENPIVMTKEGSLNNSRAQNPSATFSVTTPPVFAGRKPRRVEVAAIVYMIR; encoded by the exons ATGGCTGAAACAACGGATCATAAG ggGAAGGGTATTGAATTGCCTGTTGCTATGGATTCAAGTCGAGACTCTGAAGACGGTAAACGGGTCTACTCATGTCGCAGCGCCCTGTCTAAGAAACTCCTTCCATTCTTCATCAATGAAGAGCTTACTGACATCCACATCAAGGTTGGCGGGAGGAAATTCGCTGCTCATCGAGTCGTGTTGGGTTCCTGGAGCGATGAACTGAGAAGCCTTCTTGAGACTGCTTCCTCTGATAACATCATAGAGCTCGCTTCGAGTGCCACTGACAAGGAGATCGCAGTCTTTGAGATGGTCTTAAATTTCCTCTACACAGGAGAGGTGAGTTTCTCATCGACTAACGTGAGAATGGTCATGAGTCTGGCCAAACAACTAGGACTCAAGAAGTTGAGCGAGATGGCCCAGGAGTGGGTAGGAGAAATGATCAACCAAGGGAGCATGGTTGGTGCCATTACATGGTTGAGAGATGCGGCAGAATGCGACTACCTTTCTGTGAAGAACGATTGCCTGCGTACCCTCTCTCTGTATTTCCAGTACATCCCGGAGTCATCATGGTTAGGGCTTACCCTCGAAGAACTTTGTAGTATCCTAGAAAGGGACGATCTTGTTGCGGATAATGAATTAGAAATAATCGCACGAGTTGATGACTGGCTAAAGGCTAAAGGCAGCATAGAAGGCAATAAGGATCTTTATCTCAAAATAGTGCCTAAAATCAGATTTTCTTTCGTTAAAGTATCCGAGCTTTCGAATATCCAAGAGACGTCAGCTATCGTTAAATTCGCATCTGAATACTGCCCGGCGACATTGTCCGAGTCATACAAGTACAGAGCCCTTTCATACGAAGCTGGAGTGCGCGGTCAGTATGACGCCGGCAGTAATACTGGCAATCCTCGAGCGGGTTATGATTCCCTCAAGAAACCCGACCTTCAACCACGACTTTATCTAAATTTCATGCCACCGGGTCTTACTACCCGTCTCTATGGAAGATCGCAACGTCAAAATGATGGCTTTAGAGAAGTCAGCGTTGATCAATACAGAACAGAGATGACGTGCGCTGTCAGAGACGAAACTGGAGCTTGGTCACTGGAATCTGAATCCCGTTACTTCAAGTTTGTGCTCAAATTCGAAACTACCAATATCGGAGACTCTGAAGCATGGGCCGTGAAATACGAGATCGATTCAACTGATTCGCCACGATCTGATTCAAGATACCGAATGGTTCTTGTGACAAGGCCTCATGACAAAGACTCGGACTTCTACCTTCCCGAAAACCCCATAGTAATGACAAAGGAAGGCTCCTTGAACAACTCAAGGGCGCAGAATCCTTCTGCTACATTCAGCGTTACCACTCCTCCCGTCTTTGCTGGTAGGAAGCCGAGAAGAGTAGAAGTTGCCGCTATTGTATACATGATAAGATGA
- the LOC129274811 gene encoding uncharacterized protein LOC129274811 isoform X1: MYSDSDEESVEVDDDEYSEIYEKFVLQHRLEQAAEEQKFRKDRENFQNAQENLLRQVRISEDGLCRATGTLYGNQRYSDVTLVLGTRRFHAHRLVLCAWSDVFKTMFCNSSWQPNVDEFRTDKNGQPRPKCQDLVEEEYCEEHFGDFIKFLYTASANLTKDNVLPLALLADKYLVKELRELCDEFIREIQNDVSEVVNFIHSAAVFGMSETVELCLKGLRCNFSVLTSDQLLSLESGHLRSLLDSGPNLMVDDEYTLYKKIEPWLDQCQSGETLLSIMKLIRFPYMNALQLRKVRETPSFCRAQVMMPELLRESWQHQALYNEENHEDLPENFPWPRLYLDSNDASSFDGYSSDQPNKAAIEVRIGGGLTREKFVSWNGKRIGQHQIFKKESFTLFINITRIPYSPRRVNVEIGADVNSSKRVHLGVRADDCDGGDSFLFSKCLPPVQAAGVQPSHYHSAYSYSYSSASIRNTQFILPNSTSQSATWRFYVTAVIEDAITP; this comes from the exons ATGTATTCTGACAGCGATGAGGAGAGTGTTGAAGTTGATGACGACGAATACTCTGAAATTTACGAAAAATTCGTCCTTCAGCATCGACTTGAACAGGCCGCAGAAGAACAGAAATTTCGAAAAGATAGGGAGAATTTTCAG AACGCTCAAGAAAACCTTCTCCGTCAAGTGCGTATCAGCGAAGATGGATTATGCAGAGCGACAGGAACCCTGTATGGTAATCAACGTTACAGTGACGTCACCCTGGTCTTAGGAACACGAAGGTTCCACGCCCACCGCCTTGTTCTCTGTGCATGGAGCGATGTGTTCAAGACAATGTTTTGTAATTCATCTTGGCAACCGAATGTTGACGAGTTTCGCACTGACAAAAATGGACAGCCGCGCCCAAAATGTCAGGATCTCGTCGAGGAAGAATATTGCGAAGAACACTTTGGGGATTTTATCAAGTTTCTTTACACAGCATCTGCAAACCTGACAAAAGACAATGTCCTGCCTTTGGCTCTCCTCGCCGACAAGTACTTGGTGAAAGAGCTTAGAGAGCTATGTGATGAATTTATCCGGGAAATCCAAAACGATGTCTCGGAAGTTGTCAACTTCATTCATTCGGCGGCGGTATTTGGAATGTCAGAAACGGTAGAACTATGCCTCAAAGGTCTGCGATGCAACTTTAGCGTTCTGACATCAGATCAACTCCTAAGTCTAGAAAGCGGGCACCTTAGAAGTCTTCTCGACAGTGGGCCAAACTTGATGGTTGATGATGAGTACACTCTCTACAAGAAGATTGAGCCTTGGTTAGACCAGTGTCAAAGCGGAGAAACATTGCTCAGTATCATGAAGCTCATTCGGTTCCCCTATATGAATGCCCTACAACTAAGGAAAGTCAGAGAGACTCCCTCGTTCTGCCGAGCACAGGTAATGATGCCAGAATTACTCCGAGAATCTTGGCAGCACCAGGCATTGTATAACGAGGAAAATCATGAGGATCTTCCAGAAAACTTTCCATGGCCCAGACTGTACCTGGATTCAAACGATGCGTCCAGCTTCGATGGGTACTCGAGCGATCAACCAAACAAAGCGGCAATTGAAGTACGGATTGGTGGTGGGCTTACACGTGAAAAATTCGTTTCTTGGAATGGCAAGCGGATAGGACAACATCAAATCTTCAAAAAGGAATCTTTTACGCTTTTCATTAACATCACCCGGATTCCATACTCACCAAGAAGAGTAAATGTTGAAATTGGAGCTGATGTGAACTCAAGTAAAAGAGTTCATTTGGGAGTACGTGCAGATGACTGTGATGGAGGCGACTCTTTCTTGTTTTCGAAATGTCTTCCTCCAGTGCAAGCAGCTGGTGTCCAACCATCACATTACCATTCGGCATACTCCTA
- the LOC129274811 gene encoding uncharacterized protein LOC129274811 isoform X2, producing MIWILGLRYMFRVYLTIHQQEYLNLEVLAIQCPLISDCIRFTKNAQENLLRQVRISEDGLCRATGTLYGNQRYSDVTLVLGTRRFHAHRLVLCAWSDVFKTMFCNSSWQPNVDEFRTDKNGQPRPKCQDLVEEEYCEEHFGDFIKFLYTASANLTKDNVLPLALLADKYLVKELRELCDEFIREIQNDVSEVVNFIHSAAVFGMSETVELCLKGLRCNFSVLTSDQLLSLESGHLRSLLDSGPNLMVDDEYTLYKKIEPWLDQCQSGETLLSIMKLIRFPYMNALQLRKVRETPSFCRAQVMMPELLRESWQHQALYNEENHEDLPENFPWPRLYLDSNDASSFDGYSSDQPNKAAIEVRIGGGLTREKFVSWNGKRIGQHQIFKKESFTLFINITRIPYSPRRVNVEIGADVNSSKRVHLGVRADDCDGGDSFLFSKCLPPVQAAGVQPSHYHSAYSYSYSSASIRNTQFILPNSTSQSATWRFYVTAVIEDAITP from the exons ATGATCTGGATCTTGGGCTTGCGGTACATGTTCAGAGTATATTTGACAATACATCAGCAAGAGTATCTAAACTTGGAAGTCCTGGCAATTCAATGTCCCTTGATTTCTGATTGTATACGATTTACaaag AACGCTCAAGAAAACCTTCTCCGTCAAGTGCGTATCAGCGAAGATGGATTATGCAGAGCGACAGGAACCCTGTATGGTAATCAACGTTACAGTGACGTCACCCTGGTCTTAGGAACACGAAGGTTCCACGCCCACCGCCTTGTTCTCTGTGCATGGAGCGATGTGTTCAAGACAATGTTTTGTAATTCATCTTGGCAACCGAATGTTGACGAGTTTCGCACTGACAAAAATGGACAGCCGCGCCCAAAATGTCAGGATCTCGTCGAGGAAGAATATTGCGAAGAACACTTTGGGGATTTTATCAAGTTTCTTTACACAGCATCTGCAAACCTGACAAAAGACAATGTCCTGCCTTTGGCTCTCCTCGCCGACAAGTACTTGGTGAAAGAGCTTAGAGAGCTATGTGATGAATTTATCCGGGAAATCCAAAACGATGTCTCGGAAGTTGTCAACTTCATTCATTCGGCGGCGGTATTTGGAATGTCAGAAACGGTAGAACTATGCCTCAAAGGTCTGCGATGCAACTTTAGCGTTCTGACATCAGATCAACTCCTAAGTCTAGAAAGCGGGCACCTTAGAAGTCTTCTCGACAGTGGGCCAAACTTGATGGTTGATGATGAGTACACTCTCTACAAGAAGATTGAGCCTTGGTTAGACCAGTGTCAAAGCGGAGAAACATTGCTCAGTATCATGAAGCTCATTCGGTTCCCCTATATGAATGCCCTACAACTAAGGAAAGTCAGAGAGACTCCCTCGTTCTGCCGAGCACAGGTAATGATGCCAGAATTACTCCGAGAATCTTGGCAGCACCAGGCATTGTATAACGAGGAAAATCATGAGGATCTTCCAGAAAACTTTCCATGGCCCAGACTGTACCTGGATTCAAACGATGCGTCCAGCTTCGATGGGTACTCGAGCGATCAACCAAACAAAGCGGCAATTGAAGTACGGATTGGTGGTGGGCTTACACGTGAAAAATTCGTTTCTTGGAATGGCAAGCGGATAGGACAACATCAAATCTTCAAAAAGGAATCTTTTACGCTTTTCATTAACATCACCCGGATTCCATACTCACCAAGAAGAGTAAATGTTGAAATTGGAGCTGATGTGAACTCAAGTAAAAGAGTTCATTTGGGAGTACGTGCAGATGACTGTGATGGAGGCGACTCTTTCTTGTTTTCGAAATGTCTTCCTCCAGTGCAAGCAGCTGGTGTCCAACCATCACATTACCATTCGGCATACTCCTA